The window GTCCTTGGGCATAATGGTGACGCGCTTGGCGTGGATGGCACACAGGTTGGTGTCCTCGAAGAGCCCCACCAGGTAGGCCTCGCACGCCTCCTGCAGCGCCATCACCGCCGAGCTCTGGAAGCGCAGGTCGGTCTTGAAGTCCTGTGCGATCTCGCGCACCAGCCGCTGGAACGGTAGCTTGCGGATCAGCAGCTCCGTAGACTTCTGGTAGCGGCGGATCTCGCGCAGGGCCACTGTGCCAGGCCGGTAGCGGTGCGGCTTCTTCACACCGCCGGTGGCCGGCGCGCTCTTACGGGCCGCTTTGGTGGCCAGCTGTTTGCGCGGTGCCTTGCCGCCAGTGGATTTCCGAGCAGTCTGCTTAGTACGAGCCATGACAAACGACGAACGGACAGCTAGTTTCTTCAAACGCCAGCAAGAGGTAGGCAGCCGCCCTCTTTTTATACAGCCAGGCGAACACCTATTGGACCCGAGAACATTCAAAAATACCCGCGCCTTGCCCTGATTGGTCCATTTCTCTGCCTGGCTGCCCGGAAGAATCAAGAGCTGCTTTCCGGTTGGTGAATGAACCTGCCCTTTTACTATACCAACTCCAATGGCCTGACTACATTTTATTTACCCTTTCACTTCTAAAATATACAGGAAAGTAATTACAAAGCAACACGGACACTGCCGAtggattatatatgtgtgtgtgtgtgtgtgtatatatatatatatatatatatatatatatataaagtacaaCCACCAGATTATTTTGGAAGTGCTTAGAAAGAGTAGGTGGGCTACATCTAAAA of the Bubalus kerabau isolate K-KA32 ecotype Philippines breed swamp buffalo chromosome 3, PCC_UOA_SB_1v2, whole genome shotgun sequence genome contains:
- the LOC129645572 gene encoding histone H3.1: MARTKQTARKSTGGKAPRKQLATKAARKSAPATGGVKKPHRYRPGTVALREIRRYQKSTELLIRKLPFQRLVREIAQDFKTDLRFQSSAVMALQEACEAYLVGLFEDTNLCAIHAKRVTIMPKDIQLARRIRGERA